A region of Sphingobium baderi DNA encodes the following proteins:
- a CDS encoding DUF983 domain-containing protein, which produces MPAHEQGSVTGKLVLPVTGWAAILRGLRGRCPRCGEARLFMRFLKPIPHCPQCGQDWTHQQADDFPAYVSIFVTGHLMAPLIIAVTSRAEMSVPMLMAILLPLALLLMVGLLQPAKGAIIALQWWFGMHGFRRERPGAIPDDADT; this is translated from the coding sequence ATGCCCGCTCATGAACAGGGATCGGTAACCGGCAAGCTTGTCTTGCCGGTCACAGGTTGGGCCGCGATCCTGCGCGGGTTGCGCGGGCGATGCCCCCGGTGCGGCGAGGCGCGCCTGTTCATGCGGTTCCTGAAACCGATCCCTCATTGCCCGCAATGCGGCCAGGACTGGACGCATCAGCAAGCTGATGATTTCCCGGCCTATGTCTCGATCTTCGTGACGGGGCATCTGATGGCGCCGCTCATTATCGCCGTGACCAGTCGCGCGGAAATGTCCGTGCCGATGTTGATGGCGATCCTGCTTCCGTTGGCGTTGCTCCTGATGGTCGGGCTGCTTCAGCCCGCCAAGGGAGCCATCATTGCCTTGCAGTGGTGGTTCGGCATGCATGGGTTTCGCAGGGAACGCCCGGGAGCAATTCCGGACGACGCCGATACATGA
- a CDS encoding phosphoenolpyruvate carboxykinase: MIVEKKHRRKGAGRQAPPSDAPAAASPVSQPDRLRRPKLRLKLPVGTGSGDARSACFLPTRSERPHSKITQIPAALDITVKSGGTLHENLDTPELVEIALRRGEGRLSEHGAFVVETGKHTGRSAQDKFIVRDEVTRDDVWWGASNKPMSEEAFANLREDFLKHLAALDDVFVQDLFGGSQPEFRVGVRVVTELAWHSHFVRTMLVRPTADELTHFTADYTIIDLPGFRADPERHGCRSETIIAIDFTHRLILIGGTGYAGEMKKAVFSVLNYVLPQKGVMPMHCSANIGPDGDTAIFFGLSGTGKTTLSADVSRTLIGDDEHGWSDSAVFNFEGGCYAKMIRLSAEAEPEIHATTRRFGTILENVVMDPETRALDLDDASLAENSRGAYPIHFIPNASAENMGPVPKNIIMLTADAFGVLPPIAKLTPEQAMYHFLSGYTAKVAGTELGVTEPEATFSTCFGAPFMPRHPSVYGNLLRKRIAAGNVDCWLVNTGWTGGQYGTGSRMPIKVTRALLNAALSGTLEGAQFRTDPNFGFVVPVAVEGVDSSILDPRSTWADGAAYDGTARSLVDRFKRNFTQFVAHVDESIRAAAPPGWFDA, translated from the coding sequence ATGATCGTGGAGAAAAAGCACCGCCGCAAAGGTGCAGGTCGACAGGCGCCGCCATCGGATGCCCCGGCGGCGGCGAGTCCGGTGTCGCAACCCGATCGTCTTCGGCGCCCGAAGCTCAGGCTGAAACTTCCCGTCGGAACAGGTTCGGGCGACGCCCGATCCGCCTGCTTCCTTCCAACCCGATCCGAAAGGCCACACAGCAAAATCACGCAGATCCCCGCAGCTTTGGACATCACGGTCAAATCCGGTGGGACGCTTCACGAAAATCTCGATACGCCCGAACTCGTCGAGATCGCCTTGCGGCGCGGTGAAGGCCGCCTGTCCGAGCATGGCGCCTTCGTGGTTGAAACCGGAAAACATACCGGCCGTTCGGCCCAGGACAAATTCATCGTCCGTGATGAGGTCACCAGGGATGATGTCTGGTGGGGGGCTTCCAACAAGCCGATGTCGGAAGAAGCCTTCGCCAATCTGCGCGAGGATTTCCTCAAGCATCTTGCCGCACTCGACGACGTCTTCGTCCAGGATCTGTTCGGCGGCTCGCAGCCGGAATTCCGTGTCGGAGTCCGGGTCGTCACGGAACTGGCCTGGCACTCGCATTTCGTGCGCACCATGCTGGTTAGGCCGACGGCGGATGAACTCACGCATTTCACGGCGGATTACACCATCATCGACTTGCCCGGCTTCCGCGCCGATCCCGAACGCCATGGCTGCCGGTCGGAAACCATCATCGCGATCGATTTCACCCACCGGCTGATCCTGATCGGCGGCACCGGCTATGCCGGCGAGATGAAGAAGGCGGTGTTCTCGGTGCTGAACTATGTGCTGCCGCAAAAGGGCGTCATGCCGATGCATTGTTCGGCGAACATCGGTCCCGATGGCGACACCGCGATCTTCTTCGGCCTCTCGGGCACCGGCAAGACCACTTTGTCCGCTGATGTTTCGCGCACGCTGATCGGCGACGACGAGCATGGCTGGTCGGACAGCGCCGTCTTCAATTTCGAAGGCGGCTGCTACGCCAAGATGATCCGTCTCTCGGCCGAGGCGGAGCCTGAAATCCATGCGACCACCCGCCGCTTCGGTACGATCCTCGAGAATGTCGTCATGGATCCGGAAACCCGCGCACTCGACCTCGACGACGCCTCGCTCGCCGAGAACAGCAGGGGCGCCTATCCGATCCACTTCATCCCCAATGCCTCCGCCGAGAACATGGGGCCGGTGCCGAAGAACATCATCATGCTGACGGCCGATGCCTTCGGCGTGCTCCCGCCCATCGCGAAGCTAACGCCCGAACAGGCGATGTATCATTTCCTGTCCGGCTACACAGCCAAGGTCGCGGGCACCGAACTCGGTGTCACCGAACCCGAAGCGACGTTCTCGACCTGCTTTGGCGCGCCGTTCATGCCGCGGCATCCCAGCGTCTACGGCAATCTGCTTCGCAAGCGTATCGCCGCGGGGAATGTCGATTGCTGGCTGGTCAACACCGGCTGGACCGGCGGCCAATATGGAACGGGATCGCGGATGCCGATCAAGGTGACGCGCGCACTGCTCAATGCTGCGCTTTCCGGGACTCTCGAAGGCGCACAGTTCCGCACCGATCCCAACTTCGGCTTCGTGGTCCCCGTTGCTGTAGAGGGTGTGGATTCGAGTATTCTCGACCCGCGTTCCACCTGGGCTGATGGGGCCGCCTATGACGGCACGGCGCGTTCCCTGGTCGACCGCTTCAAGCGCAACTTCACGCAGTTTGTCGCTCATGTCGACGAAAGCATCCGCGCGGCGGCCCCTCCCGGATGGTTCGATGCCTGA
- a CDS encoding helix-turn-helix domain-containing protein, whose product MITSQQMRAARALLGLDQRQLAALAGLSLPTIQRMESSDGQVRGVVDTLVKVITALEGAGIELLGENAPSTGVGRGVRLRETTAGKSGGQGQSLLYDKAEEPVR is encoded by the coding sequence ATGATCACGTCGCAGCAAATGCGCGCCGCGCGCGCCCTCCTCGGACTTGATCAACGCCAGCTCGCCGCGCTGGCCGGCCTCTCCCTGCCGACCATCCAGCGCATGGAATCATCCGATGGCCAAGTGCGCGGTGTGGTCGACACGCTGGTCAAGGTGATCACCGCGCTGGAAGGCGCAGGCATCGAACTGCTGGGCGAGAATGCGCCCAGCACGGGCGTGGGCCGCGGTGTGCGTCTGCGCGAAACGACCGCGGGAAAGTCCGGCGGCCAGGGGCAGTCGCTTCTCTATGACAAGGCGGAGGAACCGGTCAGGTGA
- a CDS encoding SulP family inorganic anion transporter has protein sequence MSAKAYTPKLITTLREGYTAQTFRADAIAGLTVAIVALPLAMALGIASGASPDKGLVTAVVAGFLISALGGSRVQVGGPTGAFVVVIFNVIAQHGYDGLLIATLLAGIILIAAGAFRLGQMIKFIPHPVVTGFTAGIAVIIASSQVKDFLGLSMTEVPAEFLPKWQSYLAALPSTSWATLGVGVGALATIIVLRKLAPRLPGFLIAVVVSSLAVALLKLPVDTIGSRFPDIPSGLPMPSLPEFTFAKINAVMPSAFTIAFLAGIEALLSAVVADGMAGTRHRSNQELIGQGVANIGSALFGGLPATGAIARTATNIRSGARTPVAGIMHAVFLLLFILFATDLMAFVPMAALAAILFMVAWGMSEYERFIALLHMPNSDRAVLLLTFGLTVLVDLTVAIGVGVTLASLLFMARMSEAVEVDSSGRQDIDLDSEDVHQRDALPEGVEVFRITGPFFFGVAGELLDTLRRVGQSPKVIILRMRLVPLLDASGVQALEQFIEQARVAGATVVLSGVQPQPKSMLARVHLEAGSDKLFYAADFASAQSLAVSLLEAPKTQPH, from the coding sequence GTGAGCGCGAAAGCCTATACGCCCAAGCTCATCACGACCTTGCGCGAAGGGTACACCGCTCAGACCTTCCGCGCCGACGCCATAGCGGGCCTGACGGTCGCGATCGTCGCGCTGCCTCTTGCCATGGCCCTGGGCATCGCCAGCGGCGCTTCTCCCGACAAGGGGCTTGTCACGGCCGTGGTGGCGGGGTTCCTGATTTCCGCGCTCGGCGGATCGCGGGTCCAGGTCGGCGGACCCACGGGCGCCTTTGTCGTCGTCATTTTCAATGTTATCGCCCAGCACGGCTATGATGGGCTGCTGATCGCGACGCTCCTGGCAGGCATCATCCTCATTGCCGCCGGTGCGTTTCGCCTCGGGCAGATGATCAAATTCATCCCCCATCCGGTCGTCACCGGATTCACCGCGGGGATCGCCGTTATCATTGCCTCGAGTCAGGTGAAGGACTTCCTCGGGCTCTCGATGACCGAGGTCCCGGCTGAGTTCCTGCCCAAATGGCAGTCCTATCTCGCCGCTCTGCCGAGCACCAGTTGGGCAACTCTAGGCGTCGGGGTCGGAGCACTTGCGACCATCATCGTGCTGCGCAAACTCGCGCCCAGACTGCCCGGGTTCCTGATCGCGGTCGTGGTAAGTTCCCTCGCCGTCGCTCTGCTCAAGCTCCCGGTCGACACTATCGGCTCCCGCTTCCCGGACATTCCTTCCGGCCTGCCGATGCCGTCCCTGCCGGAATTCACCTTCGCCAAGATCAATGCGGTGATGCCTTCGGCATTCACCATTGCATTTCTCGCCGGCATCGAAGCCCTGCTGTCGGCCGTCGTCGCCGATGGCATGGCCGGAACGCGGCATCGCTCCAACCAGGAATTGATCGGCCAGGGCGTCGCCAATATCGGATCCGCCCTGTTCGGTGGGCTACCCGCGACGGGCGCGATTGCGCGTACCGCCACCAATATCCGCTCCGGGGCCAGAACCCCGGTTGCCGGAATCATGCATGCCGTGTTCCTTCTTCTGTTCATCCTGTTCGCCACGGACCTGATGGCATTCGTACCCATGGCCGCGCTTGCCGCGATCCTGTTCATGGTCGCCTGGGGCATGAGTGAATATGAGCGGTTCATTGCCTTGCTGCACATGCCCAACAGCGACCGGGCCGTGCTGCTACTGACATTCGGCCTGACGGTACTGGTGGATCTCACCGTCGCAATCGGCGTCGGCGTAACTCTGGCCTCGCTCCTCTTCATGGCCCGCATGAGCGAGGCTGTCGAGGTCGACAGCAGCGGCCGGCAGGACATCGATCTCGATTCCGAAGACGTTCACCAGCGCGACGCGTTGCCGGAGGGTGTCGAGGTGTTCCGGATCACCGGCCCGTTCTTCTTCGGCGTAGCAGGCGAACTGCTCGATACGCTGCGCCGCGTCGGTCAGTCGCCCAAAGTCATCATCCTGCGCATGCGGCTCGTTCCCCTGCTCGATGCAAGCGGCGTCCAGGCGCTCGAACAGTTCATCGAACAAGCGCGCGTCGCCGGCGCAACGGTCGTGTTGTCCGGCGTGCAGCCGCAACCGAAGTCGATGCTTGCGCGCGTTCACCTGGAAGCTGGTTCGGACAAGCTTTTCTATGCCGCGGACTTCGCCAGCGCCCAGTCGCTCGCGGTCAGCTTGCTCGAAGCGCCCAAAACTCAGCCGCACTGA
- the bktB gene encoding beta-ketothiolase BktB produces the protein MNDVVILSGVRTAIGDFGGSLKDVAPWELGRIVIAEAIKRAGIEPGHVEHVVLGQVIQSEPSDAYVSRIAAIAAGIPDRTPALTLNRLCGSSVQAIISAAQMIALAECDIAVAGGVESMSQSPHVLKGLRWGRRMGDEMMIDAMNATLSDPFGAGHMGVTAENVAERHGITRAEQDALAAESHRRAARAQQEDRFREQIVSVEVKGRSGTFMFEADEHVRTDVSSEGLGALTPIFRKDGGTVTAGNASGINDAGAALVLASAAAAERHGLTPRARVVSWGHAGVAPEVMGLGPVEAVPIALKRAGLSLDDIDVIEANEAFAAQACAVAKLLDFPPEKVNPNGSGIGLGHPVGATGAIITIKALYELERIGGRYGLVTMCIGGGQGIALVIERLPSQDA, from the coding sequence TTGAACGACGTCGTGATCCTGTCGGGTGTGCGCACCGCTATCGGGGATTTTGGAGGCAGCCTTAAGGACGTCGCGCCGTGGGAGCTTGGCCGCATCGTCATTGCCGAAGCCATCAAGCGGGCCGGAATCGAACCAGGCCATGTCGAGCATGTTGTCCTTGGCCAGGTCATTCAAAGCGAACCCAGCGATGCATATGTCTCGCGAATTGCCGCTATCGCGGCGGGGATTCCCGATCGGACCCCGGCGCTCACCCTGAACCGCCTTTGCGGATCGAGTGTGCAGGCGATTATTTCCGCCGCCCAAATGATCGCATTGGCCGAGTGTGACATCGCCGTTGCTGGCGGTGTCGAGAGCATGAGCCAATCCCCACACGTTCTCAAGGGCCTGCGCTGGGGGCGCAGGATGGGCGATGAAATGATGATCGACGCGATGAACGCGACGCTGAGCGATCCGTTCGGTGCAGGTCACATGGGGGTCACTGCCGAGAACGTTGCCGAACGTCATGGCATCACCCGGGCCGAGCAGGACGCGCTGGCGGCCGAAAGCCATCGCCGGGCAGCAAGAGCACAGCAGGAAGACCGTTTTCGCGAGCAGATCGTTTCCGTCGAGGTCAAGGGCCGTAGCGGCACCTTTATGTTCGAGGCCGACGAGCATGTGCGCACCGACGTTTCCAGCGAAGGCCTCGGCGCACTCACGCCCATCTTCCGCAAGGATGGCGGGACCGTAACGGCGGGCAACGCCAGCGGCATCAACGACGCTGGCGCGGCTCTGGTGCTGGCTTCCGCCGCCGCCGCCGAGAGACACGGCCTGACACCCCGCGCCAGGGTTGTAAGCTGGGGACATGCCGGTGTTGCCCCCGAAGTGATGGGGCTCGGTCCCGTCGAAGCCGTGCCCATCGCCCTCAAGCGGGCCGGACTATCGCTTGACGACATCGACGTGATCGAGGCGAACGAGGCTTTTGCCGCGCAGGCTTGCGCGGTCGCCAAACTGCTCGATTTCCCGCCCGAGAAGGTCAATCCCAATGGCAGCGGCATTGGACTTGGGCATCCCGTCGGGGCAACCGGCGCCATCATCACCATCAAGGCGCTTTACGAGCTCGAGCGTATTGGCGGCCGCTACGGGCTTGTGACCATGTGCATTGGCGGCGGACAAGGCATTGCACTCGTGATCGAGCGATTGCCGAGCCAGGATGCGTAA
- a CDS encoding DUF1275 family protein encodes MSEPDRTGRRPSSLDIGRAQRALVQLAAMLAALAGAINAAGFLAFGHVFLASPEANATVLGTSLPGGFGITKFVGGMIFSFVGGVVLTTLITHWLGRYRRTIALVCTAIALAAAYLTFLSHLAIIPAVLIAMAMGSAHCTFERDDPDLQEAISPSTQVVRFGEALAGGRHHANYRQLGLHASFWLVFLIGGLAGAVAWITLDARAFAVAALVAALLAMRAWLIERDLFGA; translated from the coding sequence ATGAGCGAACCGGATCGGACAGGCAGACGGCCCAGCTCCCTGGATATCGGCAGAGCGCAGCGCGCGCTGGTCCAACTGGCCGCCATGCTGGCGGCCCTTGCCGGCGCGATCAATGCAGCCGGCTTTCTGGCATTCGGGCACGTCTTCCTTGCCTCGCCCGAGGCCAACGCCACTGTTCTGGGCACGAGCCTTCCCGGTGGCTTTGGTATCACGAAATTTGTGGGCGGAATGATCTTCAGCTTCGTGGGGGGTGTGGTCCTCACGACCTTGATTACGCACTGGCTAGGCCGGTACCGGCGCACAATCGCGCTCGTTTGTACCGCAATCGCGTTGGCCGCCGCCTATCTGACATTCCTCTCGCATCTGGCGATCATCCCGGCCGTGCTGATCGCGATGGCCATGGGTAGTGCTCATTGCACTTTTGAGAGGGATGATCCCGACCTGCAGGAGGCTATTTCGCCCTCCACGCAGGTCGTGCGGTTCGGGGAGGCATTGGCCGGCGGACGGCATCACGCGAACTATCGCCAGCTTGGCTTGCATGCATCCTTTTGGCTGGTCTTCCTTATTGGCGGGCTTGCAGGCGCTGTTGCGTGGATCACGCTCGACGCCAGAGCCTTTGCCGTGGCTGCCCTCGTCGCCGCATTGCTGGCAATGCGCGCCTGGCTGATTGAACGCGATCTGTTCGGTGCCTGA
- a CDS encoding alkylphosphonate utilization protein gives MSEDEYVYDEESGEWMAASELKERRATADRIEVRDAVGNLLADGDQVTLIKDLVVKGAGQTLRRGTLIKSIRLTDDPQEIDCRYEGIKGLVLRAEFVRKRS, from the coding sequence ATGAGCGAAGATGAATATGTCTACGATGAAGAATCCGGTGAATGGATGGCTGCATCCGAACTGAAGGAACGGCGCGCCACCGCGGACCGGATCGAAGTCCGCGATGCCGTGGGCAACCTGCTTGCCGACGGCGACCAGGTCACGTTGATCAAGGATCTGGTCGTCAAGGGCGCCGGCCAGACTCTGAGGCGGGGAACGCTGATAAAGTCGATCCGCCTCACGGATGACCCGCAGGAAATCGACTGCCGGTATGAAGGCATCAAAGGTTTGGTGCTTCGTGCGGAATTTGTCCGCAAGCGCAGCTGA
- a CDS encoding cytochrome b produces the protein MSTTDIRNRFSSLSITLHWLMVLLISVVYATILLRENYPKGTDIREGLKTWHFILGLTVLALAIIRLLARLSQRTPPITPEPPSWQTLLANATHLALYAFMLAMPLAGWVILSASGKPIPFFGLELPALVGQSKALAGQMKDWHETVGTIGYFLIGFHALAALFHHYIVKDDTLRRMLPGRT, from the coding sequence ATGAGTACAACCGATATCCGTAACCGCTTCTCTTCCCTGTCGATCACTCTGCACTGGCTCATGGTGCTGCTGATCTCGGTCGTTTACGCTACCATTCTCCTGCGGGAGAACTATCCCAAGGGAACCGACATCCGCGAGGGGCTGAAAACCTGGCATTTCATACTCGGACTCACCGTTCTGGCGCTGGCGATCATCCGCCTGCTGGCACGCCTCAGCCAGCGCACCCCCCCGATCACGCCGGAACCGCCGTCATGGCAGACGCTTTTAGCCAATGCGACGCATCTCGCACTCTACGCGTTCATGCTGGCGATGCCCTTGGCGGGCTGGGTGATCCTGAGTGCGTCGGGCAAGCCGATTCCATTCTTCGGTCTGGAACTGCCGGCTCTTGTCGGCCAGAGCAAAGCCCTGGCGGGACAGATGAAGGATTGGCACGAGACAGTCGGGACCATCGGATATTTCCTGATCGGCTTTCACGCCCTTGCCGCTCTCTTCCATCATTACATCGTCAAGGATGATACCTTGCGCCGAATGCTGCCGGGCCGAACCTGA
- a CDS encoding Tll0287-like domain-containing protein has protein sequence MVQEAQARSDILADRFQKELLSALTAAMAADGPQGAISVCSSIAPALAAQISEESGATVRRTALRTRNPAASPDATERRVMESWAAAPFGVDGKPRRWSAYEGGQYRYMRAIPTMPMCLACHGENVAPEVMAAIRAHYPADQATGFASGQLRGAFSIRWEEAALARAIKGGEGAQRGLHP, from the coding sequence ATGGTGCAGGAGGCACAAGCGCGCTCCGATATCCTGGCCGACCGCTTCCAGAAGGAATTATTGAGCGCGCTGACCGCCGCGATGGCGGCGGATGGTCCGCAAGGCGCGATCAGCGTCTGTTCGAGCATAGCGCCCGCGCTCGCCGCGCAGATCTCCGAGGAAAGCGGAGCGACCGTCCGGCGCACGGCGCTGCGCACGCGTAATCCCGCTGCCAGTCCTGACGCTACCGAACGCCGCGTCATGGAGAGCTGGGCCGCCGCGCCGTTTGGCGTCGACGGCAAGCCCAGGCGCTGGTCGGCGTATGAGGGCGGGCAATATCGCTATATGCGCGCCATACCGACCATGCCCATGTGCCTCGCTTGCCATGGCGAGAATGTCGCCCCGGAGGTGATGGCGGCGATCCGCGCGCATTATCCCGCAGATCAGGCGACGGGTTTTGCTTCCGGCCAGCTTCGGGGCGCCTTTTCGATCCGGTGGGAGGAGGCAGCCCTGGCGCGTGCGATCAAAGGCGGGGAGGGCGCGCAGCGAGGTCTGCACCCATGA
- a CDS encoding ArsR/SmtB family transcription factor: MMPLETPLAQLAEHAAHAASVLKLLANEQRLLILCRLTQGEFSVGEMVELCGQSQSSVSQHLGKLREGGLVKTRREATTIYYSLADSDVRKLIDMLCDRFGPGAGQS; the protein is encoded by the coding sequence ATGATGCCGCTTGAGACGCCCCTTGCACAACTCGCCGAGCACGCCGCCCATGCGGCGAGCGTGCTGAAGCTGCTGGCCAATGAACAGCGTCTGCTGATCCTGTGCCGGCTGACCCAGGGCGAATTCTCCGTCGGGGAGATGGTGGAGTTGTGCGGGCAATCGCAATCCAGCGTGTCCCAGCATCTGGGGAAATTGCGAGAAGGGGGTCTGGTCAAGACCCGGCGCGAGGCGACGACGATCTACTACAGCCTTGCTGACAGCGACGTCCGCAAGTTGATCGACATGCTCTGCGATCGCTTCGGTCCCGGTGCTGGACAATCCTGA